The genomic segment agtatttataataatagtaatatttataataatagcagtatttataataatagtaatatttataataatagtaatatttataataacaatatttataataacaatatttataataacaatatttataataacaatatttacaataacaatctttataataacaatctttataataacaatgtttataataacaatctttataataacaatatttataatagtaataataatagtagtatttATAACAATACTCATAACAACGATACATATAGTATGTATGatggtttttattttttcttaagtaataataaaagtccccattttttaagaaaaaatttattatacagGAAACCAAGGAACAAGAAAGAATATTTagattttaaaaagaaatattggaaaaaaaaaaaagcagaAGAAAAATTGcaacaaattataaaagatTTTCTAAtgattaaagaaaaatattttttatgtcataaggaagaaaaaattgttatattatttttttatttaataagtcATTCaagtaatataaaaacagtatattatatatggaatcaattttttgataatttaagaatgaaatatgaaaatggagaatatatatttaatgattatttatatttatcatatggtcctctaaatatatattcatattccTGTTCTTTGCTTTCACAATATATTAAAGCCTTAAATATATCAACACAACAgtttaaaattaatgaaatgaagaatcaattaaaaaataaaaattcacTAAGTTGTTCCTATCTTGAAAGTGATGATAATAGTTctttaataaatgaatattcgAATATGGATAgttattcaaatataaatgataatgaaaCTAATACAAGCATATCtcataacaataatattaataataataatagtaataatagtaataataataataatagtaataataataataatagtaataataataataataatagtaataatagtaataataatagtaataataataataataataataataataataataataatcattatagtaataataatattattagtaaAAGCTGCAGTTCTTCTACTATTGCAAGAAGAAATATATctgatgaaaatattttttattcttgtGAATTGAATGATGCTgcatggaaaaaaaatataaataaaaatgacagTTCATCTAATCATGAAATGGAATATATGAAGGGAAGTACAGATTCTTTGGTAAAAAACCAGGTCTATGTAAATGTGGATCATGATAATGAAAGTAACCATAACAGCAGCtgtactaataataatattgataataataataacaataataataataataacaatagcATGTGTGGTGCCGTTTATAACGATTCTAGTCATAATATTAACACGAtcaatcatataaaaaattgtaaagataataataatgtaagtAATAATACGCCCTTAACAATCagaaatcataaaaaaagaaaattactTATATCAAATTTTTTCCCTTAtccattaaataatatggaaTTGTTTATAAGCAAAAATAACGTAGGTACAAGAAATGTAAATGATCAAGATGATATGATTACCTTAATTTATGAAATCCttcaaattaaaaataaggaTACATATCATTTTAATGATTTTTTGAAAtggtataaaataaatataggcAAATTATACACCTCAGAACAAGTACTgaaatattgttataattgtataaaatatagccattttattaatattgatatatattatataaaagaaaaatataaagaaataaaaagaaaatattattcttatgatgattttttgaaaaatatgtttaattatgtaaaagataattttgatcaaataaaaaaaaggaaatgtcCATTTAATACTTTTTTTGTTGGAGAATTAAATCTAGATAATTTGTTAAATATGAGTATACTAGATATTTTGGAAAATTCATTTAaagtattttttatatcatatattgaTTCTATAGTGAATTCGAAgttaatatatgtaagaaaaatacaagaagtattatcaaaaatgtttcatataataaaaaagttccatagaaaaaagaaaaaaaaagataataaatttttgaaATCTTTAATGGCAgctaataataaatgtaccAATTCTCCATTAGGAAACTCAAcaatgaataataatgatataaataatgatgtgtatattaattttagGGAGGGGaataatactatatatatatgtcctATGAAggattattttaaaaataaatataagagtaatgatgatagtaataataatgataatagtaataataatgatgatagtaataataatgaggaTAGTAATAATGAGGATAGTActaataatgatagtaataataataataatacagaGGAAAGACATCCATTTAATAAAGTGGAACCAATTTGCCCAGAACATAAATCCACAAGCgaattaaacaaaaaagaatattttcaTAGTTGGAAAAAAAGTATACACACATTGAAAAACAATTCAGATAAGAATAgcagtgatgataataatattgatataaaTTCAAATGAACGACGTTCAAAATATAGTCAtagttttaatattaataaagaagaaaattattttaaaaaattttgtgTTAATCCagaaagaaaacaaaaaaaaattccatATACTGATATGAACTTTTCAACAGCtattaagaaaatatacaaaagaaGATATCAAAtgatttttaataaaaaattattttacttATTTCAAAAATGTGAAGAATTATTTAACAAAGGAATATGGTTATTTAagatatttaataatactttaaatgaaaagaaaatatttaaaattattaatatgatcCTTGAAtcagaagaaaaagaaatacttATAAAAccaaaatatgaaaaatatttttacaactttattaaaaatgtaagtctaaatgataataaaaatatgtatgataaaaaattgaATAATGCCTCGAAATTTCAGAGATTAAATAAAACTATATCAGCAAGAAATTTTCATAGAACTATAAAAagtaaacataataaaaatattataaataatgcaTATCATCCAAATTTTGGAACTTCcttaaaaagtaaaaaaaatgaaaccaCCTTATTATCTTCTCAACCAAATCAAGAATATAATATGCTTAATAAGGATAAGTTGTCACTTTTATTacattcaaataataaaaagcaAACTATTCAAGAATGTATTATAGATTATGTTGATTACAATTTTCATAGCCAAATGTATAATAGTCCCACAAGAATGTACTGTAGTGTTAACCAATTGGACACAACcgtttcttttattaaaacaccctcttttttgtaataagtaaaaataaaaaaaaaatatatatatatataggtttatttatttatttatatttgtaccATTTAATGATTTCATTTGATTATTAAACATTTGTTTCTGTATTGTCAtgttgttcattttttaatatgaactttttttttttttctttttttattaatatatttttaaatatattaacatatatatatttatgggaattttttaatatatttttaaacagttttaaaaaaagcaTTTATacgaataaaaaaaaataaataaatataaataaataaatataaataaataaataaatataaataaataaataaatatatatatatatatatattaaaatgttaaaataaaaatatttaacatataatgtgtattttttttttttttttttttttttttttgacttattattataacacaTTAAATGTATcatcttttcattattatatccaTTATATGCTAGGCTAAATAATTAAACAAATCCTTCGCTACACAATGATCAATACAAATATACAGTTCTTCATATTGACCCAAACAATTTCCCTTATTATCTGTTCTTGCCCTCACTCTACTAACACAATTTTGATATTCATTAACTGGTCTTACACATTTGACTGCACATTTTTTCTCTAATTCTATTCTTGGATCAACAGTTCGATCTTTTTCATCCCTTTCTTTAAATTTTGGATATCGGACAAAAAATTCTGTATAGTATGGATATGACATgttattaaaatgaaaaattaaatgtatatgtaatgtttctttatttttttttttttttttttttttcaaaaaggaataatttttatattaaaatattgtacggacaatattttgtaatattttgtaatattaaaaattacacatatatactatctaaaaaatattaaaaaaataaaaaatttatatatagcatacattattatttatttataatatttatattaactGTACAGAAAATATCTTTGCtacattcattatatattttgttattgcataataaaaatatataacatatttttttatccatTACAATATTAAgtgtaaatattattttatgtagtatatacataaacttccaatataatatatatatataaaatatgcgCTAAAATtaggaacaaaaaaaaataaaataaataaaaaaaaaaaaaaaaaatatatatatatatatatatatttatatatatatttatatatatacattttatatacatgCATACTTCATTTTGTGTGATGAAAAATTTTtcgtataatattttctcgCCCTTTCACTTAAAatatcacaaaaaaaaaaaaaaaaaaaatgaatttttcataaaaaatatttaatatatatatatatatatacatgtcgcatatatacaatttcttgtgaatatatacttttacGAAACATCATACTGTAgctatttataaaatgtgaGAAAAgaattgtatttatatatttatatatatatatatatatagatgtgAAAATACCACTATAATATGGTTTTAGGTTTTAAATTAATCACTCAGAAGAAATTTtggttttttatttatttcatttttcatattaacgGGATTCATTACTATCAGTcagtttataaatataacgaACATGTTAAGAAAAGACCCATTGTTCCCTTTAATTCAAAAAgtgtattattaaataataaaattaatgaaaaaaaaaaaaaaatatatatatataatgtaaaatataacaactgttgttattttaatataacagGTGTATTAAATGGTTTTCCCAAAAAAATTTCCAAGAATGATTTAATTTCCAAAAAAAAGGTAGAAGAAATTATCCTTAACAATTtgagatataaaaaaaacttttttttttttcttcctttattaaaattaaaagttAAGTGTAAGAAAAATGATGGTCAATGGAATGAATATTTTTGTCCTTTATCCAAaataaggaatatatataaatttaaaaaaagcaTTATTCATTTCGTTGAAAATAATAGtgataaacaaaatatagaagaacaaaaaaaaaaaaagttgatagaaaagaaaaaagaattatttttgaatgataatattgaaaagaaatatttatcaATTGATTAtattgatgaaaaaaatgaaactagtgacattttattaaaagtacatataaaaagtaaattgagagaatattattatgatttatgTGTAAaggaatataaagaaaagaaactcttggaaaataaatatgaatattcatatttaaatgatgtgccaattaataatttaataaattatatagataaaaatgaatatatgaaaatttttttaaaatatgttaatgatgatattatCAAAGTTTATAAAAGTGTAAAAGGTTTACATTTAATAGGATCTCCCagattattaaataatgttgATCATTTGTGTATAACTAAATTTGATgatattcttttaaaattttctatTGATAAATATCCAACcattatatttcaaaaacCTTACATTAATTTAgatataaaagtaaaaattcCTCCATATGAAAAAGGTACAGCTTTTAAAGAATTCTTAAAAATTGtcgaaaataaaaatgatgttaTAGAAGAAACGGATAAAAACCACAAGGTTGAGTGGAATAATGATGTTCAGGTGAATGTGTCAAGAGGATGGGTGTATAATTTTAGTAATGTATATTATGATGAATATTGTAAAATGGATACACAGAATCGAGATACACTTTTTGATGGAATCAGAAATAACGAAaatgtagaaaaaaaaaaggataaagaaaaaaaagagaacaaACAAGAAAGCTCACGAAAAATAAACAACttagaaaaagaaaggaaAGAAACAAATGGATTAAGTACaaatgaagaagataaaaaagaaaatgagaaaaataaagatcaaaataataatacaaataaagaacaaattattattagtaattatgaaaagaattttttgcaaaataataaaattaacaaTATGATCGATATAGATAAAGATGAAGAAAACTTTATCAATAATtcagataaatatatagaacaaaatttaacaaatgatgataatgatgaaaagtTATTTAATGATtcttatgaaaataaaagtcATTAtgaatttttgaaaaatgcAGATTTTACAAATTATTTTAGACAAGGATATCAATTACCTAATGATGTTATTTCAATGAATAATGAAACTATTTCagtaaaagaaaattttaatcCTTTAGGATTTAATGAATCTTTATTAGGTATGAgtaaaaatgagaaaaaaaatattactgTATATATACctgttaatttatttaaagaatattttcaaaaagaACACAAAGGatttgaaaaaagaaaaaagaccAAAGAAGAAGATTTTGATGAAAAGATTATTAATCTAAAAGAAATAGATAAGGATAGTATCACGAAATTTAAAGAAATTATCTATAcggaaattaaaaaattgaaaaataatcgatttttacaaaaaatagaaaaaatactaaaaagtaatgaaaataaattttttgataGTCATACATTAGAAAAGTCTTTGAAAAGGAACGAAAACgaacaatatgaaaataatgatgataataaagatgaacaaaaaaaaaatgacctTAATAGTAACGATTATTTTtacttaaaaaataatgaacaaaGCATCGATTCAATTTTAAGTGATCATAATATTActtatgatgatgaagaagaagaagaagatgataTAAAGGAAAATGCAAATGATGggataaataaaatagaagaaGAAACTAAAGAAGATGTTGTAGAGgaacaaaatgaagaaattcattttaataaaaacttTGATAAATacttaaaagaattattaaaagatgatataaattcactggatgaaaaattatacaatcaaaaagaagataagacaaaagaaatatttcaaaatttatatgattttaaTGAAGAATATAGCAAAGATCAAAATGTACATGTAAATGacaatgaaaatgaaaataaagattCTAATCTGGATACCAATTTACATGATTATATACTAGGAGAAAgtgatttaataaaatgtgtTTTAGAAATAGAAGTattagatataaaaataaggaaaaaaggaaatgaaGATGTGAAAGGTTatgttttgaaaaaatataataaaacaatagaTGAATTATATGAAGATATTGAAAGTAGAGCTATGAAAGATATTCAGAGCAAATGTGTCCAAGAAAGAAGAATGGAAGCTTATAAAAAGTTAATGGAAATAACTTCTTTAAATATACCTATGACATTATTTCATGCACAGGGAAAACGTTTATATAGTAGTTATttgaataaaatgaaaatgaaaaacgatgaaaataaagaaaataaaattttatgttatgaagaatatataaaaagatctgaaaaagaaatatatgatcaaataaaattttctttCATTGTAAAATCTATATTTCAAAATTCAAAGTTACAATTAAATtatgaagaaataataaaggatgttataaaaacattaatTAAAACAccaacaaataatataagatctttaataaaaagaatttatacTATACACCAAGCACAATATGTATTAGATTTTGTTTCTTTAAAttcaaatatttcttttcataCAGATGATAAATCAGCTGTGAATTTTTCAGTCAGTTTTAAAAAAGGATCAGAATACTCAAAAGATGATTATGGAAATCATGATGAACAATTAACTTATACTACTAACCAAATtacaaatgataataaacaaactgatgataataataaacatctATGTAATTTTAATTCATTAGAAAACAATGCAAAAATAAACCAAGATAAAAATtttgatattttaaataataatgatgaaaacataaaagaagaaaataagatTTTTCATTTCAAAGATGAATCAAATTTTGTagttgaaaagaaaaaagaaaataatgaaaatattcaatacgaatattttacttttaaaAAAGGTGCcaattatacaaaatattttcagGATAATAATGTACATAACAatccaaaaaaataaaataaaaataaaataaaataaaattaaatgggaatatataatatttaccaTTCACATGTATAACATTTAGGtgtacaattatatataatatatatatatataatatatatataattttttttttttttttttgtacttcatttttatattttataaagtaTGCATGTTTTTAAaagtgaaaaatatattatattataaaaataattttcaataatttgtacataatttttataaatttgaataatataaaaatatttgatatttttatttatatataaaacaataatttattattctctatatatttttataacattatttttCGGTTCTAAAAAATTTCAATGTTATTCAGAtggtaaaaataattatatatataaatgagtatatatatatatatatatattcaatgaATATCCCTATTATATCTttctataataattttataacattattttgtattctCTTTCTCtaacataaattataatatttacatagtaaaattatgaattatattatttattttttataatatgtaaatggAAAAAATTCATTCatcatttctttatatataacaaatatattataataataaaatatatgtaatgtatatatatatataaatatattaataactgtttattattattatatttatattttataaatattttgtaatatattgtttgtttatgttatatataatatttataaaatatatggtaaaatttttataaaaacttcttatcttttaatatgtactatatttttacataaaaaaaaaaaaaaaatgaagatgtagtataaaaaaaaatatgattctttataaaaatatacgtaatttttattattataattcttcAACGCACtctatatattcttatatatattttattattttttaataatttatataaatattatatatatatttataaatatgaagtatcaaaataaaatatttttttttcttgggtttttttttatataaaaataaaaaaatatacaaatttttataatttttttttgcatgtgggtttttttttgttgtatattttttatgttatttacgaatgaaaaaaaatatatatatatatataaatatatatataattatattgtattttattaaatatatatatattttttaaaaacaatgaaataatataatatttaaaaattgatgttttttttttttttttttttcatttttgttttttattaaataagaaaaaaatatattattcatattatatatataataatataatatatttataaaatatattatttatatatatatatatatatatataataatatatatttttttttatattatatatatatatatttataataatgttatatgttgtttaaaaaaatatatatttttttggaatctataaatatttgaagggaaagaaaaaaaaaaaaatttgtataatttttttttttttttttcttgaaagtattttaaaaaaaaataataatgaaaaaaagaaataaatattttgtcaATTTTAAGCATGTATgattataagaataaaaaaaaaatagtgtTTAGAAAATGTTACCATGCGTGATAATTTCCTTTCTATATCTTTTCTATTtaacttatatatttaaagttgtgattatatattgtgattcatcatttaatagaaaaaatataaaaggacATACATTTGATAGTTCTTctgaatatatacatatcttAAGAGGGTCGCAACCCTTCTTTTCTAAGaagatattaaataaaaaaatattaaaaacacCAGGAGATAAAAGAGggaattatgaaaaaaaacataatgcAGCACAAGAAACAAAGAATGATCAtctgaaaaaagaaagaaaagttGTCCAGACAATTAAGGGAAAGCAAGATGGACAAGCAATAAATGAAAAGAGAGATGGACAAGCAATAAATGAAAGGCAAGATGGACAAATaattaatgaaaagaaagatGGACAAATaattaatgaaaagaaagatGGACAAATaattaatgaaaagaaagatGGACAAATaattaatgaaaagaaagatGGACAAATaattaatgaaaagaaagatGGACAAAcaacaaatgaaaataatgattcCATTTCTATAATGTACGAAAGTAAAAACAACATAGAAGAAAATTCTAAGGAGAGCATTTCGCTTACTCCTTACGGCCAAGAAAGTgtagttaaaaaaaatgaattaattaaagaagaggaaaataatgaagaaaaaactgGAGCCATATACGTAGATAtattgaataataataataataataatgaatatgaGCACAATAgtgtaattataaataatgaacaaCAACATGAAAATGTAGTAGATACCGAGAAATACAATAACTACAacagtgataataataatgataatataaatgataatcataataatgataatataaatgataatcataataatgataatataaatgataattataataatgataatcatgataataataataataataataataataataataataatgataatatgaatgataatcataataataataatgatgataataataatgatga from the Plasmodium falciparum 3D7 genome assembly, chromosome: 14 genome contains:
- a CDS encoding cytochrome b-c1 complex subunit 6, putative, encoding MSYPYYTEFFVRYPKFKERDEKDRTVDPRIELEKKCAVKCVRPVNEYQNCVSRVRARTDNKGNCLGQYEELYICIDHCVAKDLFNYLA